The genomic region ATGGCGTATTCATCAAAATTTAGAATTTAATGCTAAAGATTTAGATGATATCTATCAATCATTCATGAATGCTAAGATTTTGAAACAAAAAGAAACAGATATTACACCTTGATGCCTTGCATGTTCTTAAGAATAATGGCATGTTAATAGTATCAAAGGAGGAAGGTGTTATGGCTCAATTTACAGATCGATTATTTAAAAGGGTACAACCGATTTGGGATAGCTATTTGGATCACCCTTTTGTAAAAGGAATCGGAAATGGTGACTTGGATCAAGAAAAATTTAAACATTGGCTTAAGCAAGATTATATTTATCTTATTGAATATGCGCGTTTATTTTCAATTGGTGCAGCTAAATCAACTGATCTTAATATGATGACAATGTTTGGAAACCTTGTTCACGGTACCTTGCATACGGAAATGAATCTGCATCGTAACTATGCAGCTCAGTTTGGGATTACGCATGATGAACTTGAAAAGACCCAACCTTCAAGTACTACAACAGCTTATACAAGTTATATGCTTAATTTAGCGCAACGTGGCGGTATCGAGCATGTAATTGCTGCAGTACTCACTTGTACATGGAGTTATCATTATATTGGTGAAGCACTAAATCAAATTGAAGGTGCACGAGACCATTCTTTTTATGGGGAGTGGATTCAAATGTATAGTTCGGAAGAGTTCGCAACATTTAAAGAAGATGTGATGGAAATCATGAATCGTGT from Staphylococcus felis harbors:
- the tenA gene encoding thiaminase II — its product is MAQFTDRLFKRVQPIWDSYLDHPFVKGIGNGDLDQEKFKHWLKQDYIYLIEYARLFSIGAAKSTDLNMMTMFGNLVHGTLHTEMNLHRNYAAQFGITHDELEKTQPSSTTTAYTSYMLNLAQRGGIEHVIAAVLTCTWSYHYIGEALNQIEGARDHSFYGEWIQMYSSEEFATFKEDVMEIMNRVAEGKSESQLNELEEIVVYTSYYEYMFWDMAENLETWSIPVQ